One Malania oleifera isolate guangnan ecotype guangnan chromosome 9, ASM2987363v1, whole genome shotgun sequence DNA segment encodes these proteins:
- the LOC131164812 gene encoding short-chain dehydrogenase TIC 32, chloroplastic-like isoform X1, protein MWIFGVKGASGFSARSTAEEVTEGLDGSGLTAIVTGASSGIGTETARVLALRGIHVIMAVRNLDAGRRVKEAILKQIPVARVDVMEVDLSSMASVRKFASEYISLGLPLNLLINNAGAFGTCFTLSQDGIELQFATNHLGHFLLTNLLLETMKKTARGSGKKGRIVNVSSEAHWFSYNAGICFDRINDKAEHNNIFAYGQSKLANILHSNELARRLKAESNQQWASFPLKIKQEEGVDITANSLHPGVIATNLLHRYGIFYDMGKMLFAYVLKNVQQGAATTCYLALNPQVEGISGKYFVDSNIAEPSPRARDAELAKRLWDFSITLANPN, encoded by the exons ATGTGGATTTTTGGGGTGAAAGGAGCATCTGGGTTCTCTGCCCGATCGACGGCCGAGGAAGTTACCGAAGGGCTCGATGGAAGTGGCCTTACTGCCATAGTTACAG GAGCATCAAGTGGCATTGGCACAGAGACAGCACGTGTCCTCGCTTTACGAGGCATCCATGTCATTATGGCAGTAAGGAATTTGGATGCTGGTAGGCGTGTCAAAGAAGCAATACTCAAGCAAATCCCTGTAGCTAGAGTTGATGTTATGGAGGTAGATCTCAGTTCGATGGCTTCAGTAAGGAAATTTGCATCAGAATATATTTCCTTGGGTCTTCCCCTAAACCTCCTCAT TAATAATGCAGGGGCTTTTGGGACATGTTTCACGCTTTCTCAAGATGGCATAGAACTGCAATTTGCAACTAACCATTTAG GtcattttcttttgacaaatctTTTGTTGGAGACCATGAAAAAGACAGCACGTGGAAGCGGCAAGAAAGGAAGGATCGTAAATGTTTCCTCTGAGGCTCATTGGTTTTCCTATAATGCAGGAATTTGTTTTGACAGGATCAATGATAAGGCAGA ACACAACAACATATTCGCTTATGGGCAATCAAAGCTTGCAAACATATTGCATTCTAACGAGCTTGCAAGGCGCCTGAAG GCGGAATCTAATCAGCAATGGGCATCCTTTCCCTTGAAAATTAAACAGGAAGAAGGTGTGGACATTACAGCTAATTCTCTTCATCCTGGAGTGATTGCCACTAATCTTCTCCATCGTTATGGCATATTTTATG ACATGGGAAAAATGTTATTTGCTTATGTTCTTAAAAATGTACAGCAG GGAGCAGCAACTACATGTTATTTGGCTCTGAATCCACAAGTCGAGGGGATAAGTGGCAAATACTTTGTAGACAGCAACATAGCTGAACCGAGCCCCCGGGCGAGAGATGCAGAACTGGCGAAGAGGCTGTGGGATTTCAGCATTACCTTGGCCAACCCCAACTAG
- the LOC131164812 gene encoding short-chain dehydrogenase TIC 32, chloroplastic-like isoform X2 codes for MWIFGVKGASGFSARSTAEEVTEGLDGSGLTAIVTGASSGIGTETARVLALRGIHVIMAVRNLDAGRRVKEAILKQIPVARVDVMEVDLSSMASVRKFASEYISLGLPLNLLINNAGAFGTCFTLSQDGIELQFATNHLGHFLLTNLLLETMKKTARGSGKKGRIVNVSSEAHWFSYNAGICFDRINDKAEHNNIFAYGQSKLANILHSNELARRLKEEGVDITANSLHPGVIATNLLHRYGIFYDMGKMLFAYVLKNVQQGAATTCYLALNPQVEGISGKYFVDSNIAEPSPRARDAELAKRLWDFSITLANPN; via the exons ATGTGGATTTTTGGGGTGAAAGGAGCATCTGGGTTCTCTGCCCGATCGACGGCCGAGGAAGTTACCGAAGGGCTCGATGGAAGTGGCCTTACTGCCATAGTTACAG GAGCATCAAGTGGCATTGGCACAGAGACAGCACGTGTCCTCGCTTTACGAGGCATCCATGTCATTATGGCAGTAAGGAATTTGGATGCTGGTAGGCGTGTCAAAGAAGCAATACTCAAGCAAATCCCTGTAGCTAGAGTTGATGTTATGGAGGTAGATCTCAGTTCGATGGCTTCAGTAAGGAAATTTGCATCAGAATATATTTCCTTGGGTCTTCCCCTAAACCTCCTCAT TAATAATGCAGGGGCTTTTGGGACATGTTTCACGCTTTCTCAAGATGGCATAGAACTGCAATTTGCAACTAACCATTTAG GtcattttcttttgacaaatctTTTGTTGGAGACCATGAAAAAGACAGCACGTGGAAGCGGCAAGAAAGGAAGGATCGTAAATGTTTCCTCTGAGGCTCATTGGTTTTCCTATAATGCAGGAATTTGTTTTGACAGGATCAATGATAAGGCAGA ACACAACAACATATTCGCTTATGGGCAATCAAAGCTTGCAAACATATTGCATTCTAACGAGCTTGCAAGGCGCCTGAAG GAAGAAGGTGTGGACATTACAGCTAATTCTCTTCATCCTGGAGTGATTGCCACTAATCTTCTCCATCGTTATGGCATATTTTATG ACATGGGAAAAATGTTATTTGCTTATGTTCTTAAAAATGTACAGCAG GGAGCAGCAACTACATGTTATTTGGCTCTGAATCCACAAGTCGAGGGGATAAGTGGCAAATACTTTGTAGACAGCAACATAGCTGAACCGAGCCCCCGGGCGAGAGATGCAGAACTGGCGAAGAGGCTGTGGGATTTCAGCATTACCTTGGCCAACCCCAACTAG